A part of Spirochaetota bacterium genomic DNA contains:
- a CDS encoding DUF2889 domain-containing protein: MKNKKVFTRSIEVSCYEDGDNSIVVEGEIKDTRLCPYYLVTGERKEPGILHNMKITMHVSGSNLIISNIKVDMIHYPREECVEVNNNIYKLNGLSITKGFTKAVKDTIGGINGCTHVTNCILAMAPAAVQGFWANKAQKPVTKEFANQGSMSHYLIDTCYVWRNNGPMIQKLSEAINKIDKNK, encoded by the coding sequence ATGAAAAATAAAAAAGTTTTTACCCGCAGTATTGAAGTATCATGCTATGAAGATGGTGATAATTCAATTGTTGTTGAAGGGGAAATAAAAGACACCCGATTATGTCCATATTACCTTGTTACTGGTGAAAGAAAAGAGCCCGGCATTCTCCATAATATGAAAATTACAATGCACGTCAGTGGCAGTAACTTAATAATTAGCAACATAAAAGTAGATATGATTCATTACCCACGTGAGGAATGTGTTGAAGTTAACAATAATATCTATAAACTTAATGGATTATCTATTACAAAAGGTTTTACAAAAGCAGTAAAAGACACAATTGGGGGTATAAATGGATGCACTCATGTTACCAATTGCATATTAGCCATGGCGCCTGCTGCAGTTCAAGGGTTTTGGGCCAATAAAGCACAAAAACCTGTTACAAAAGAATTTGCCAATCAAGGTTCAATGAGCCATTATTTGATTGATACGTGCTATGTATGGCGTAACAATGGCCCTATGATACAAAAATTATCTGAAGCCATAAATAAAATTGATAAAAATAAATAA
- a CDS encoding aldehyde ferredoxin oxidoreductase family protein, translating into MFGYYGRIAIVDLSNNQVTIKSFDANFARLFLGGNGFAAKIIHDTVSPSTDPFSEDNIVVFATGPFTGGHVWGGSRGHCASISPLTNIFCDSNFGGNFAAMFKRTGYDAIVIKGKASLPVYIYINNEIVTINDAQHIWGKQVSEAHTQLVQSYNTRIESALIGPAGENLVRYASVMCSGTRISAAGRGGIGAVLGSKLCKGIVVSGNSKVEIFDQQKLQTLLKDLLPGMKERAQHLTEFGTPILVQMINSKGKLCTRNNLKEQFDKSYTISGEYIKEHHKRKNIACHGCPIACGKLVEVPYGLYAGKHVKMPEYETIYSMGSMLENSDIVSIYNANTICDEMGMDTISFGVTLAFLTECVEKGLVKNSELEIPLHFGKWNHLPQIAEYTAHQQGLLGKLMAMGSKRLAEYCGGDSYKYLYEVKGLEIAGHSARGLRQMSLGYATATRGGSHHDTRPTYYPNDPEVDPGFSHQPEYSFNSQNNTAIGDSLVLCRFIHERSFGTQINETLAQAVSYVTGWDITKQELTEIAERIYTIERLINISRGIDRNSDILPYRVMNEPIPDGPSKGWVCSHKDLQKMLDEYYSLRGWDENGIPKQQTLKRLKII; encoded by the coding sequence ATGTTTGGGTATTATGGCAGGATAGCTATAGTTGATCTATCCAACAATCAGGTTACTATCAAATCATTTGATGCAAACTTTGCTCGACTTTTTTTAGGGGGAAATGGATTTGCTGCAAAAATAATTCATGATACTGTAAGTCCCTCAACCGACCCTTTTTCGGAAGATAACATCGTAGTCTTTGCTACAGGTCCTTTTACAGGAGGTCACGTATGGGGTGGAAGCCGTGGACATTGTGCAAGTATTTCACCACTTACAAATATATTTTGTGATTCAAATTTTGGTGGCAACTTTGCTGCAATGTTTAAACGTACCGGATATGATGCAATTGTAATAAAGGGCAAAGCATCTTTGCCAGTATACATATATATTAATAATGAGATAGTTACTATTAACGATGCACAACATATTTGGGGAAAACAAGTATCAGAGGCACACACACAATTGGTTCAAAGCTATAATACCCGGATTGAATCTGCGCTTATTGGACCTGCAGGAGAAAATTTAGTACGCTATGCATCTGTTATGTGTTCCGGTACACGTATTAGTGCAGCTGGACGCGGTGGTATTGGTGCAGTGCTAGGATCTAAATTATGTAAAGGTATAGTAGTTTCAGGCAATAGTAAAGTTGAAATTTTTGATCAGCAGAAACTACAAACCCTTTTAAAAGATCTTCTTCCTGGCATGAAAGAACGTGCACAACACCTAACCGAATTTGGTACACCTATACTTGTTCAAATGATTAATAGTAAAGGAAAGCTATGTACCAGAAACAATCTCAAGGAACAATTTGATAAATCATATACAATCAGCGGTGAATATATTAAGGAACATCATAAAAGGAAAAATATTGCCTGCCATGGTTGCCCTATCGCATGCGGTAAACTTGTAGAAGTTCCCTATGGCTTGTATGCAGGTAAACATGTTAAAATGCCTGAATATGAAACCATTTATTCCATGGGTAGTATGTTAGAAAATAGCGACATTGTCTCAATTTACAATGCTAATACAATATGTGATGAAATGGGAATGGATACCATAAGTTTTGGTGTTACATTAGCGTTCTTAACTGAATGTGTTGAAAAAGGATTAGTTAAAAACTCTGAACTTGAAATACCACTTCATTTTGGGAAATGGAATCACTTACCCCAAATTGCGGAATATACTGCACACCAACAAGGATTATTAGGAAAACTGATGGCAATGGGCTCAAAACGATTAGCTGAATATTGTGGTGGTGATTCGTATAAATATCTCTACGAAGTAAAAGGGCTTGAAATAGCCGGACACTCTGCACGAGGATTACGGCAAATGAGCCTTGGGTATGCAACAGCTACACGAGGCGGCAGTCACCATGATACCCGTCCAACCTATTACCCAAATGATCCAGAAGTTGATCCTGGATTTTCACATCAACCTGAATATTCTTTTAATTCACAAAACAACACTGCAATTGGCGATTCACTAGTGTTGTGCAGATTTATCCATGAGCGCAGCTTTGGCACTCAGATAAATGAAACTTTGGCGCAAGCAGTATCATATGTAACAGGATGGGATATAACCAAACAGGAATTAACAGAAATTGCAGAACGCATCTACACTATAGAAAGACTTATAAATATTTCCCGTGGCATAGATAGAAACAGTGATATTTTGCCATACCGTGTAATGAATGAACCAATACCCGATGGACCTTCCAAAGGGTGGGTGTGCTCACATAAAGATCTTCAGAAAATGCTTGATGAATACTATTCTTTGCGGGGGTGGGATGAAAACGGAATTCCAAAACAACAGACTCTTAAACGTCTCAAAATTATTTAA
- the thiL gene encoding thiamine-phosphate kinase — translation MNLKDIGEFGFIRRITPDCIYNTKNVIRAIGDDAAVFSIGNNECVVLTTDLLVERVHFIREAMTGYQLGYKSLAVNLSDIAAMGAVPQHAFISIGIPKETQIEYLDEIYLGMKDLAKQYNVNILGGDTTSSKADLIINVAVTGVATKDRILYRNTARENDIIFCTGFLGDSRAGLDFILKSKQPIKDYEKRLYQAHCEPRPHIEEGLFLASTGAVRSCIDVSDGLSSDLMHIAEESNVGFVLKEVALPVSSDLVEYCKEHEYNATEYVLAGGEDYVLLCTVDAALADTVEKEFYDTFKRPLYRIGSITNDKKYLMQTKNGNFMDIKPAGWDHFA, via the coding sequence ATGAATCTTAAAGATATTGGTGAATTTGGTTTTATACGGCGCATTACTCCGGATTGCATATATAATACTAAAAATGTTATACGTGCTATTGGTGATGATGCTGCAGTATTTTCAATTGGGAATAATGAATGTGTAGTATTGACAACCGACCTCCTTGTTGAGCGTGTTCACTTTATTAGAGAAGCAATGACTGGTTACCAGCTTGGATATAAATCACTGGCAGTAAATTTAAGCGATATTGCTGCAATGGGAGCAGTGCCACAGCATGCATTTATAAGTATTGGCATTCCTAAGGAAACTCAAATAGAATATCTTGATGAAATTTACCTGGGCATGAAGGATCTTGCAAAACAGTACAATGTGAATATACTAGGTGGCGATACTACATCATCAAAAGCTGATTTAATTATCAATGTTGCAGTTACAGGTGTAGCTACAAAAGATAGAATACTGTATCGAAATACGGCCAGGGAAAATGATATAATTTTTTGCACTGGGTTTTTGGGCGATAGTAGAGCGGGATTAGACTTTATTTTAAAATCAAAACAACCCATAAAAGATTATGAAAAACGACTCTATCAAGCACATTGTGAGCCACGACCACATATAGAAGAAGGTTTGTTTTTAGCCAGCACAGGTGCTGTTAGATCATGCATAGATGTGAGCGATGGGCTAAGTTCAGATTTAATGCATATTGCAGAGGAAAGTAATGTTGGTTTTGTATTGAAAGAAGTGGCATTGCCTGTTTCCTCTGATTTGGTCGAATACTGCAAGGAACATGAATACAATGCAACTGAATATGTATTAGCCGGTGGAGAGGATTATGTGCTGCTGTGTACAGTTGATGCAGCACTGGCTGATACTGTAGAAAAAGAATTTTATGATACATTCAAACGACCATTATACAGAATTGGTAGCATTACTAATGATAAAAAATATTTAATGCAAACAAAGAATGGCAATTTTATGGATATTAAACCTGCAGGATGGGATCATTTTGCATAA
- the thiE gene encoding thiamine phosphate synthase gives MQTRFNATLYLVTDRQLAKKPIEIVVEEAIKGGADCVQLREKNIGTREFVEIAQAIKCITDRYDVPLIINDRIDVALAVKAYGVHLGQDDMPLTIARSLVPHSMVIGISVSTVNEAIQAQRDGADYIGAGSVFPTSTKDDISGIIGLEGLQEIKKAVSIPVVAIGGIQIHNAENVMQYGADCLAVVSAIVSSDNPYEAAKTLKTIICANIPCEG, from the coding sequence ATGCAAACACGATTTAATGCCACTTTGTATCTTGTAACCGATAGGCAGCTTGCAAAAAAGCCTATAGAAATAGTTGTTGAAGAAGCAATAAAAGGTGGAGCAGATTGTGTGCAATTACGAGAAAAGAATATTGGTACACGTGAATTTGTTGAAATTGCACAAGCAATTAAATGCATTACCGATAGGTACGATGTTCCTTTGATAATTAATGACAGAATTGATGTGGCACTTGCAGTTAAGGCCTATGGTGTTCATCTGGGTCAGGATGATATGCCGCTTACAATTGCACGATCGCTTGTGCCACATTCAATGGTTATAGGGATATCGGTATCAACAGTCAATGAAGCAATTCAAGCCCAAAGGGATGGTGCAGATTATATTGGGGCTGGTTCAGTATTTCCAACCTCAACCAAGGATGATATATCTGGCATTATTGGATTAGAGGGGCTGCAGGAAATCAAAAAAGCTGTTAGCATCCCTGTTGTGGCAATAGGTGGCATTCAGATTCATAATGCTGAAAATGTAATGCAATATGGTGCCGATTGCCTTGCAGTTGTTTCAGCAATAGTTTCATCTGACAATCCGTATGAAGCTGCAAAAACCTTGAAAACAATTATTTGTGCAAATATACCTTGTGAAGGATAG
- a CDS encoding sulfide-dependent adenosine diphosphate thiazole synthase has translation MELNEITITSAIIDRYFQRLKDSLVSDVAIVGGGPSGLVAGYYLSKQNIKTVLFERKLSIGGGMWGGGMQFNEIVVQKEALPILEELDVRYTHYTEDYYTADAIESVCTIASKAIKAGLTILNCISVEDVMMRDDCVCGLVINWSAVEIAKLHVDPLTVQSKYVIDTTGHDTEVVRVVVKKVPGKLNTPSGTIEGEKSMWAEKAEKLTLENTKEIFPGLYVAGMAANAVFGGPRMGPIFGGMLLSGKKVAQEIIQKLQR, from the coding sequence ATGGAACTTAATGAAATAACCATCACATCAGCAATCATTGATCGCTATTTTCAGCGATTAAAGGACTCACTTGTAAGCGATGTTGCAATAGTTGGCGGAGGCCCGTCAGGGCTTGTTGCAGGTTACTATCTGTCAAAACAAAACATTAAAACAGTTTTATTTGAGCGAAAGCTTTCTATTGGTGGTGGCATGTGGGGTGGTGGTATGCAATTCAATGAGATAGTGGTTCAGAAAGAAGCATTACCAATTCTTGAGGAACTTGATGTGCGCTATACCCACTATACTGAAGATTATTACACTGCTGACGCTATAGAATCTGTCTGTACCATAGCTTCAAAGGCAATTAAGGCGGGATTAACAATTTTGAATTGCATTAGCGTTGAGGATGTAATGATGCGTGATGATTGTGTGTGTGGACTTGTTATTAATTGGTCGGCAGTTGAAATTGCAAAACTACATGTTGACCCATTGACAGTACAGAGCAAATATGTTATAGATACCACAGGGCATGATACCGAAGTAGTGAGGGTAGTGGTAAAAAAAGTTCCGGGAAAACTTAATACTCCTTCTGGTACTATTGAAGGGGAGAAATCAATGTGGGCTGAAAAGGCTGAAAAGCTTACACTGGAAAATACAAAAGAGATATTTCCTGGGCTTTATGTTGCTGGGATGGCTGCAAATGCGGTATTTGGAGGGCCACGAATGGGGCCAATATTTGGCGGGATGCTTTTGTCAGGGAAAAAAGTTGCGCAAGAAATAATTCAAAAATTACAAAGGTAA
- the thiM gene encoding hydroxyethylthiazole kinase — protein MSLNEYAAQLLEKVRTQKPLVHNITNYVVMNYTANALLACGASPVMAHAYNEVNEMTNIANALVINIGTLENDWVHSMIIASGVASKKNIPVILDPVGAGATALRTHVALKLLRTGNIKVIRGNASEIIALTDHKSQTKGVDALHLVEEAVDVAKQIAQKYMTIVAITGPTDIITDGNAVIKVHNGHKLMSYVTGTGCTATALIGAFCAVDNDYSKTTAAALAYFGVAGQLAAKKTSAPGSFMIALLDELYSMTPLELEKHAQIELCDSNKNEQKN, from the coding sequence ATGAGTCTTAATGAATATGCAGCACAATTACTTGAAAAAGTTAGAACACAAAAACCACTGGTACATAATATTACCAATTATGTGGTCATGAATTATACTGCTAATGCACTTCTTGCATGCGGTGCTTCACCGGTTATGGCACACGCATACAATGAAGTAAATGAAATGACAAATATTGCAAATGCACTGGTTATTAACATTGGAACGCTTGAAAATGATTGGGTTCATTCAATGATAATAGCTTCTGGTGTTGCCAGCAAAAAAAATATACCGGTGATACTTGACCCTGTTGGTGCAGGAGCAACAGCTTTGCGGACTCACGTAGCTTTGAAATTACTGCGCACTGGCAACATAAAAGTAATTAGAGGTAATGCTTCTGAAATAATTGCTCTTACTGATCATAAGTCACAGACTAAAGGTGTTGATGCCTTGCATTTAGTGGAAGAGGCAGTAGATGTTGCAAAACAAATAGCACAAAAATATATGACGATAGTTGCCATAACAGGACCTACTGATATCATCACCGATGGCAATGCAGTTATAAAAGTACACAATGGACACAAACTCATGAGCTATGTAACTGGTACAGGTTGTACAGCGACAGCACTAATAGGTGCTTTTTGTGCTGTGGATAATGATTATAGTAAAACTACTGCTGCAGCGCTGGCGTATTTTGGCGTAGCCGGTCAACTAGCAGCCAAGAAAACAAGTGCTCCCGGAAGTTTTATGATAGCATTGCTTGATGAATTGTATTCAATGACTCCATTAGAATTAGAAAAGCATGCACAAATTGAACTGTGTGATAGTAATAAAAATGAACAAAAAAACTGA
- the thiC gene encoding phosphomethylpyrimidine synthase ThiC gives MTQLDFAKQGIITAEMEQAARYEGIDPEHLRDLIARGWAVIPKNVKRTFNVRAIGKGLLTKVNANIGTSTDHVDIEEEKKKLEAAIYYGADSVMDLSTGGDLKAIRKMVLECSTVMVGAVPIYQVAAELSAKEKSILHMSVDQLFDAIEQQCQEGVDYITVHCGVTQQSFKLASRQQRVMGIVSRGGSLLAAWMKHHKKENPLYEHFDRLCAIAHKYDVTLSLGDGLRPGAIADATDAAQIEELVILGQLVKKARQEGVQVIVEGPGHVPMDQITANIIAQKRICDNAPFYVLGPLTTDIAPGYDHIVGAIGGAIAALAGADFLCYVTPAEHLCLPTVEDVRLGVIGTRIAAHSADIAKGIVKAIEQDYEMSQYRKALDWEGIFSKAIDPDMARARRKKSEDYEEKVCTMCGKLCAIKTHNECDLL, from the coding sequence ATGACACAGTTAGATTTTGCAAAACAAGGTATTATTACTGCTGAAATGGAACAGGCTGCTCGGTATGAAGGAATTGATCCTGAACATCTTAGGGATTTAATTGCTAGAGGGTGGGCTGTTATTCCTAAAAATGTGAAGCGTACATTTAATGTACGTGCAATTGGTAAAGGTTTGCTTACAAAAGTAAATGCAAATATCGGTACATCTACTGACCATGTAGATATTGAAGAGGAAAAGAAAAAACTTGAAGCAGCAATCTATTACGGTGCGGATAGTGTGATGGACCTTTCAACTGGTGGTGATCTTAAAGCTATACGGAAGATGGTGCTGGAATGCTCAACAGTAATGGTAGGGGCAGTGCCAATTTACCAGGTGGCAGCAGAACTTTCGGCAAAAGAGAAATCTATTTTGCACATGTCAGTTGATCAACTGTTTGATGCAATTGAACAGCAATGTCAAGAAGGCGTAGATTACATCACAGTGCATTGTGGTGTCACCCAACAAAGTTTCAAGCTTGCTTCACGGCAACAGCGGGTAATGGGAATTGTAAGTAGGGGAGGATCACTGTTAGCAGCATGGATGAAGCATCATAAAAAAGAAAATCCGCTCTATGAGCATTTTGATCGACTATGTGCGATAGCTCATAAATATGATGTTACTCTGAGCTTAGGGGATGGTTTGCGGCCAGGTGCTATTGCAGATGCTACTGACGCTGCACAAATTGAGGAACTAGTAATACTTGGGCAATTGGTGAAAAAAGCTCGACAGGAAGGTGTGCAGGTGATAGTTGAAGGGCCAGGGCATGTGCCTATGGATCAGATAACTGCCAACATCATCGCACAAAAGCGTATATGTGACAATGCACCATTTTATGTATTGGGTCCTTTAACAACAGATATTGCTCCAGGTTATGATCACATTGTTGGAGCAATTGGAGGAGCTATCGCCGCACTTGCTGGCGCTGATTTTTTATGTTATGTTACACCGGCAGAACATCTATGTTTACCAACAGTAGAGGATGTGAGGTTAGGTGTAATTGGCACAAGAATTGCAGCTCATTCTGCAGATATTGCTAAGGGAATTGTAAAAGCAATTGAGCAGGATTATGAAATGTCGCAATACAGAAAAGCGTTAGACTGGGAAGGGATTTTCAGTAAGGCTATTGACCCAGATATGGCACGAGCACGCAGAAAGAAAAGCGAAGATTATGAAGAAAAGGTATGCACAATGTGCGGCAAACTGTGTGCAATCAAAACACATAATGAATGCGATTTGTTGTGA
- a CDS encoding ferredoxin:thioredoxin reductase, which translates to MKRTKSLQETMQFAQMVAAKHGWVMHPDKEFLDILIEGLTTNYNRYGYFSCPCRDADGIRENDKDIICPCEYCLPDIKEYGHCYCGLYNDPGFIKNGGMPKSIPERRQFYFKK; encoded by the coding sequence ATGAAAAGAACAAAGTCATTACAGGAAACAATGCAATTTGCACAAATGGTTGCCGCAAAACATGGCTGGGTTATGCACCCTGATAAGGAATTCCTTGATATATTGATAGAAGGCCTCACTACAAATTATAATCGTTATGGGTATTTTTCATGTCCTTGCAGAGATGCTGATGGCATTCGCGAAAATGATAAAGATATTATATGTCCGTGTGAATATTGCCTGCCTGATATTAAAGAATATGGCCATTGCTATTGTGGGCTATATAATGATCCCGGTTTTATTAAAAATGGAGGAATGCCAAAAAGTATACCTGAAAGAAGACAATTTTATTTCAAAAAATAA
- a CDS encoding glutaredoxin family protein, with protein MIENITFTYKDGSYNAGDVVVYALSTCGHCKRALNFLDSNSVKYRFVYVDLLPAEEKNKLKDYLVKKSNMYVAFPFLVIDDTTFFTGFIEEEWRRMLKLE; from the coding sequence ATGATAGAAAACATCACTTTTACATATAAAGATGGATCATATAATGCAGGAGATGTTGTAGTATATGCACTTTCAACATGTGGGCATTGCAAACGTGCATTAAATTTCCTTGACAGCAACTCGGTAAAATATCGGTTTGTGTATGTTGATTTGTTACCAGCTGAGGAAAAAAATAAATTAAAGGATTATTTAGTTAAAAAATCGAATATGTATGTTGCCTTTCCATTTCTTGTGATAGACGATACAACTTTTTTTACTGGTTTTATTGAGGAAGAATGGCGACGCATGTTGAAACTGGAGTAA
- a CDS encoding YggS family pyridoxal phosphate-dependent enzyme, giving the protein MSIIDNYNRIIAEIKRIAQKAGRNPDDIVLIAVSKTFPAEIIQQAIDNGITLFGENRVQEAKAKIPQLKGTFTFHLVGHLQSNKAKDAVKLFDCIHSIDKLSTAIEVDKEAKKINKIQNILIEVNTSGEQSKFGIEPAKTLELCKGILELHNVNCLGLMTVGPLTDNRNKIREAFKTLRLLKEEINNTLGITLKELSMGMSGDFDIAIEEGATMLRIGTAIFGQRMQ; this is encoded by the coding sequence ATGAGCATTATTGATAATTATAATCGCATAATAGCAGAAATAAAGAGAATTGCTCAAAAGGCAGGAAGAAATCCTGACGACATTGTACTTATCGCAGTAAGTAAAACATTCCCTGCTGAAATTATTCAGCAAGCCATAGACAATGGCATTACACTATTTGGTGAAAATCGTGTACAGGAAGCAAAAGCAAAAATTCCCCAATTAAAGGGCACCTTCACATTTCATTTAGTGGGCCATTTACAATCAAATAAGGCAAAAGATGCAGTGAAACTTTTTGACTGCATTCATTCAATTGACAAGCTTTCAACTGCAATTGAGGTTGACAAAGAAGCTAAAAAAATTAATAAGATACAAAATATTCTTATTGAAGTAAATACTTCAGGTGAGCAGTCAAAGTTTGGGATTGAGCCTGCAAAAACCCTTGAATTGTGCAAAGGCATACTTGAGTTGCACAATGTCAATTGTCTTGGCCTAATGACTGTAGGCCCATTAACAGACAATCGTAACAAGATACGTGAGGCATTTAAAACATTGAGGCTGTTGAAGGAAGAAATAAATAATACATTGGGTATTACATTGAAGGAATTGTCAATGGGAATGTCGGGCGATTTCGATATCGCAATTGAGGAAGGTGCCACAATGCTTAGAATTGGTACCGCAATTTTTGGGCAAAGGATGCAGTAA
- the proC gene encoding pyrroline-5-carboxylate reductase → MDREKLTIGCIGLGNMGSAICIGLAQSSNKYSIIGFDSDSSKIKALSSKITLHTASSIQELSHNSDVIIIAVKPNVVEAVARELSQKPKNVLVISIAAGITLAKLAQWMGDSYRIIRCMPNTPALIGEGMTVLSTVWANEDDMKIAQEIFKALGKVIVLPEHMMDAVTALSGSGPAYVFTFIQAMADGGVKTGLSRNDALLLAAQTVLGAAKMVLEGEEPISLRGKVASPGGTTIDAIHILEKNGFSGIVMDAIEAAYIKSKKLGEK, encoded by the coding sequence ATGGATCGTGAAAAGCTAACTATTGGATGCATAGGTCTTGGCAATATGGGCAGTGCCATATGTATTGGTCTTGCTCAATCATCAAATAAATATTCCATCATTGGCTTTGATTCCGACAGCTCCAAGATAAAAGCTCTTTCATCAAAGATCACATTGCACACTGCAAGCTCTATACAGGAGCTATCGCACAATAGTGATGTTATTATTATTGCAGTCAAGCCAAATGTTGTTGAGGCAGTTGCCAGGGAACTATCTCAAAAACCAAAAAATGTTTTAGTAATCTCAATTGCTGCGGGCATTACTCTGGCAAAGCTTGCACAGTGGATGGGCGATAGTTACCGGATAATACGCTGTATGCCAAATACACCCGCGTTAATTGGCGAAGGCATGACAGTACTTTCCACTGTTTGGGCTAATGAAGATGATATGAAAATTGCACAAGAAATATTCAAAGCATTGGGCAAAGTAATAGTGTTACCTGAACACATGATGGATGCTGTTACAGCGCTTTCCGGTAGCGGACCTGCGTATGTATTTACATTTATTCAAGCCATGGCTGATGGTGGAGTAAAAACAGGATTGTCACGAAATGATGCACTTTTGTTAGCTGCACAAACAGTATTAGGTGCAGCAAAAATGGTGTTGGAAGGGGAAGAGCCAATTTCACTGCGAGGCAAAGTTGCTTCACCCGGGGGCACTACCATTGATGCTATTCATATTTTAGAGAAAAATGGATTCAGCGGTATTGTAATGGATGCAATTGAAGCTGCCTATATTAAATCAAAAAAACTGGGAGAAAAATAA
- a CDS encoding LysM peptidoglycan-binding domain-containing M23 family metallopeptidase, which produces MLTNYHIWQIKKAIRFIIPAIIIIFIIGNIIAYFVKTPIRVSQNVIYKKNGFILFKDANTYISLLEKYPYNPGVSLTIHTLREGESYWDIIQSYGISIDTFIGANPHLDSLLAKAGTKVVIPHKDGLLIACKHFYDAWLAWFYTQGKGSIKGRYIHHPLELMAMDDIRFAFIENARPVAVNTKIEKLYTLRQKFQSPINGRFTSMYGDRVDPLEHGMTFHNGLDICAPQGTPIKPVQNGFVNFTGWLDGYGFTIIIQHDEGYESWYGHCQKMFVQKGEFVTTDTIIGTVGSTGRSTGPHLHFMLLQHGRMLNPIMFIW; this is translated from the coding sequence ATGCTCACTAATTACCATATATGGCAGATTAAAAAAGCAATAAGATTCATAATACCTGCTATTATTATAATTTTTATCATTGGCAATATTATAGCCTATTTTGTAAAAACTCCAATTCGTGTATCCCAAAATGTCATTTACAAAAAAAATGGATTTATCCTTTTTAAAGACGCTAATACCTATATATCTTTACTTGAAAAATATCCTTATAACCCAGGAGTGTCACTGACAATTCATACTTTGCGTGAAGGAGAATCATATTGGGATATAATCCAGAGTTATGGCATCAGCATAGATACTTTCATTGGCGCAAATCCCCATCTGGATTCGCTTCTTGCAAAGGCAGGTACCAAGGTTGTTATTCCACACAAAGATGGGTTGCTTATTGCATGTAAACATTTTTACGATGCCTGGTTAGCTTGGTTCTATACTCAAGGTAAAGGTTCAATAAAGGGAAGATATATCCACCACCCACTTGAACTTATGGCTATGGATGACATACGATTTGCATTTATAGAAAATGCACGCCCAGTTGCAGTGAACACCAAAATTGAAAAATTATATACCCTTAGACAAAAATTCCAGTCCCCAATAAATGGCAGGTTCACGTCCATGTATGGAGACAGGGTTGACCCGCTTGAACATGGCATGACATTTCATAATGGGCTGGATATCTGTGCTCCTCAAGGTACTCCTATAAAACCAGTTCAGAATGGATTTGTCAACTTCACTGGATGGCTTGATGGCTATGGGTTCACAATTATCATTCAGCATGATGAAGGGTATGAAAGCTGGTATGGCCATTGCCAAAAAATGTTTGTTCAAAAAGGTGAATTTGTAACAACTGATACAATTATTGGCACTGTAGGTTCAACCGGCAGATCAACAGGACCACATCTTCATTTTATGTTGTTACAACATGGAAGGATGCTCAACCCTATCATGTTTATCTGGTAA